GCGGGCGAAGCGCTCGGTGAGCAGGGCGTACGCCTGGTCGCGCGTGAGGCCGGCGCGCAGGTTGTAGGCGTCCATCCACCCAGCGGCAGCGGCCTGGTCGGCGCGCAATTCGGGATCCGTGGCCGAGTAAAACTCGCCGCGCAGCATTTTTTGCTTTTCAGTCGAGGTCATCGAGGTTGCATTCAACAGTCGAGCATTGGCCGCGCGGCGCGGCAGATTTACTCTGCCGGCGGGACGTAACCCATGGCGGCGTCGGCCCCTTCGCCAAAGAAGTGCTTTTCCATTTGCGTGGCCAGGTACTTGCGGGCGCGCTGGTCGGCCAGGTTCAGGCGGTTTTCATTGACCAGCATGGTCTGGTGCTTGAGCCAGGCAGCCCATGCTTCTTTCGAGACCGATTCGTAGATCCGCTTGCCCAGTTCGCCCGGGTAAGGGGGGAAATCGAGGCCTTCGGCTTCCTTGTTCAGTTTGATGCATTGAACGGTGCGCGCCATGTGTGCTCCTAAAGCTTGGTGTGAAAAGCCATGATTATAAAGCCATGTGCCGCTGTGCCTATAAGGACTTGATCAGTACCTGGGACTTGCGCTGCCAGTTGTACATGTGCTGGCGGTCCTTGGGCAGTGCATCGACCGTGGCGGGCATGAAGCCGCGCTTCTTGAACCAGTGCGAGGTGCGGGTGGTGAGCACGAACAGCTGCTTGATGCCGAGCGCGCGCGCGCGGTTTTCCACGTGCTTGAGAATACGCTCGCCGTCGCCCTGGGCCTGTACTTCCGGGTTCACCGTCAGGCACGCCATTTCGGCCATCTTTTCGGCCGGGAATGGGTACAGCGCGGCGCAGCCGAAGATCACGCCATCGTGCTCGATGACGGAGAAGTTATCGATTTCGCGCTCGATCAGTTCCCGTCCGCGTTTGACCAGCGTGCCGTCGGCTTCGAGCGGTTCGATCAGTTTGATGATGCCGCCCACGTCTTCAATGGTCGCCATGCGCAGCGACTCCAGGTTCTCGTGCGAGATCATGGTGCCCACGCCGTCGTGGGTGAACAGTTCGAGCAGGGCCGAGCCGTCCATTTCAAACGGCAGGATGTGGGCACGCGGCACACCGCTGTTGCAGGCCTTGATGGCGTGCTGCAGGTAGAACGCGGCGTCGGACGGCAAAAAGCCCGCCTGCAGCACGGCTTCCGCCTGGTGCGACGACAGCTCGCGGATTTCCACCTCGGCCTCGTCGCGCATCATCGGCGTTTCGGTAATGAAGACGATTTTGTCGGCGTGCAGGGCAATGGCGGCCGACACGGCCACGTCTTCCATGGTCAGGTTGAAGATCTCGCCGGTCGGCGAAAAGCCCAATGGCGAGAGCAGCACCACGCTGTCGGTGGCCAGGATGGCGTGGATGGTCTCGGCGGCGACCTTGCGCGTCATGCCGGTCAGTTCGAGGTCGACCCCGTCGATCACGCCAAGCGGGCGCGCGGTGACGAAATTACCTGAGATGATGCGGATGGCAGCATGGGCCATGGGCGTGTTGGGCAAACCCTGGCTGAACGCCGCTTCAATGTCCAGACGCAGTTCGCCGGCGGCTTCCTTGGCGCATTCGAGCGCCGCGGTGTCGGTAATGCGGATGCCGTTATGGAAGCGGCCTTCGACATTACGCAGCGCCAGCTGCTCGGCTACCTGGGGACGCGAGCCGTGCACCACCACCACGCGGATGCCCAGGGCCACGAGCAGTGACAGGTCCTGCGCCAGGACGGGCAGGGCGCCGGCCGTGACGAGTTCTCCCGGGAAGGCGATGACGAAGGTCTTGCCGCGAAAGGCGTGGATATACGGCGCGACGGAGCGCAGCCACTGGACGAATTGGTTAAAGGTTTCCATTTGGCGCATTATAATTCGCTGCGCGTCTTGCGCACCTAAATACGTAAAAAACAATGTCAGAACAGAGCAAGAAGCCACCTTCCGCCACAGCGCAGCCACAACGGTCCGGCGCCACCCGGCCTGCCGGCGCTGCCAAGACGCCCGCTCCGGGCGGGCGGCATGGCGAAGTCCGCGCGCCGCAGGCCAGCACCTCGCCCGTGGTCCGGGACGGTCTGCGCGCACCGGCACGCTCGCCGCAAGGTGCGACCTCGCACGCGGCCAAGGATGGCCAGCGCGCCGAGTCGCGCCCACCGCAGGGCGGCAGCGGCGGCGGGCCGCGCGATGACCAGCGTGGGCAGCGGCCAGCCAGACATGGTGGCACGGGCCCGGCGGAGCGGCAGCCGGGGGGAGGGGCGATCAATCCCGTGATCGCCGAGCGCCTGGCCGAAGCGCGCGCTGGCCTGGCGCGCGGACCGCAGGAGCCGGCTGCATCCGGCGACGCGCCGGCGCCGGCTGGCGCAGGTCAGCAGCGCCCGGGCGGCGCGCGTGGGGCGCGCGAGCGCCAGGGCGGTACGCCCGCAGCGGGCGAGCAGCCGGCGCGCGATGGTGGGCGCGATGGTGGGCGTAATGGTGACCGCAATGGTGACCGCAATGGTGGCCGCGAAGGCCGGGCGCCCCGTACCCGGGCGGCGGGCGAGAGCGCCGCGCGCCAGGTGGTGCGCACGCCGCTGCCACCGATTACCTTTCCGGAAGACTTGCCCGTCTCCGGGCGCCGGGCCGAAATCGCCAGGGCGCTGACGGAAAACCAGGTAATCATCGTTTCCGGCGAAACCGGTTCCGGCAAGACCACCCAGCTGCCCAAGATTTGCCTGGAGCTGGGGCGCGGCCAGAACGCGCTGATCGGCCACACCCAGCCGCGCCGCATTGCCGCGTCTTCCACTGCCAAGCGCATCGCCCAGGAACTGGGCACGGCGCCGGGCGAGCATGTGGGCTTCAAGGTGCGCTTTACCGATACGCTCAAGCCGGGCGCCTGGGTCAAGCTCATGACCGACGGTATCCTGCTGGCTGAAACGCAGACCGACCCGCTGCTCAAGAACTACGACACCATCATCATCGACGAAGCGCACGAGCGCAGCCTGAATATCGACTTTTTGCTTGGCTACCTCAAGCAGCTGCTGCCGCGCCGTCCTGACCTGAAGGTGATCATCACCTCGGCCACCATTGACGCAGAACGCTTTGCCCGCCATTTCGGCACGCCCGGCAAGCCGGCACCGGTCATCGAGGTATCGGGCCGCCTGTACCAGGTGGAGGTGCGCTACCGCCCGGTGGACCGCGACCCAGTGCTGACCGGTGCTCCCGACAGCGGCAAGCCCATGCCCAAGGCCCAGGCGGCGCGCGAAAAGCGCGACCTGATGGATGCGGTGATTGACGGGGTGGACGAAGTGGCGCGCCTGGGTTCCGGCGACGTGCTGGTGTTCCTGCCGGGCGAGCGCGAGATTCGCGACTGCGCCGAAGCGCTGCGCAAGCACCACCCGCCCCATGTCGAAATCCTGCCGCTGTTTGCCCGCCTGTCGGTGGAAGAGCAGGAACGGGTTTTCAAGATCACCAATGCGCGCCGCATCGTGTTGGCTACCAATGTGGCCGAGACTTCGCTCACCGTGCCGGGCATCCGCTACGTGGTCGACGCTGGCCTGGCGCGCGTGAAGCGCTACAGCTTCCGCAACAAGGTCGAGCAGCTGCAGATTGAGCCGATCGCGCAGTCGGCCGCCAACCAGCGCGCCGGCCGCTGCGGCCGCGTGGCCGACGGCGTGTGCATTCGCCTGTACGAAGAAGACGACTTCAATCAGCGGCCCAAATTTACGGAGCCGGAAATTTTGCGCTCGTCGCTCGCTGCCGTCATCCTGCGCATGAAGTCCCTGCACCTGACGGACGTGGAGACCTTCCCGTTCATCGAGCCGCCCCAGGGCCGGGCGATTGCAGACGGCTACCAGCTGCTGCAGGAGGTGGGCGCGGTGGACGAATATAACCAGCTCACGCCACTTGGCACCAAGCTGGCACGCCTGCCGCTGGACCCGCGCGTAGGCCGCATGATCCTGGCGGCGCTGGACAACGCCTGCCTGACCGAAATGCTGATCATCGCCGCTGCGCTGTCGGTGCAGGACCCGCGCGACAGGCCGCTGGAACACCAGCAGGCTGCCGACGAAGCGCACAAGAAGTTCGCTGACGAAAAATCCGAGTTCACGACCTACCTCAAGATCTGGCGCTGGTTCGAGGACGCCATCGAGCACAAGAAAACCAATCGGCAGCTGCAGGAAACCTGCCGCAGCAATTTCCTGTCCCAGGTGCGCCTGCGCGAATGGCGCGACGTGCATTCGCAGCTGCTCACCATCGTCAAGGAGCAGGGCTGGCGCCTCAATGAGATCGCGGCCACGTATGAAAACCTGCATACGGCGCTGCTCACGGGCCTGTTGGGCAATATCGGCTTCAAGTCGGACGATGAACCGGGCGCCGGCTACCTGGGCGCGCGCGGGATTCGCTTTCATGTGTGGCCCGGTTCATCGCTCATCAAGAAGCCGGGCAAGTGGATCATGGCCGCCGAGCTGGTGGAGACGACGCGCCTGTATGCGCGCTGCGTGGCCAACATCCAGCCCGAGTGGATCGAGCGCGTGGGCGCCCATTTGCTCAAAAAATCGTGGGGCGAGCCGCGCTGGGAGAAGCGCCAGGCGCAGGTAACTGCGTCCGAACGCGCCACCTTGCACGGCATTGTGATCTACAGCCAGCGCCGCATCAATTACGGCCAGATGAACCCTGCCGAGTCGCGCGAGATTTTCATCCGCGACGCGCTGGTGGGTGGCGACTACGACACGCGCGCCCCGTTCTTCGCCCACAACCACAAGCTGATCAAGGAAATCGAAAACCTTGAGCACAAGTCGCGCCGGCTTGATGTGCTGGTCGATGATCAGCTCATTTTCGCGTTCTACGACAAGCTCGTCCCTAAGGATATCGTCAATGGTGCCGGGTTTGAAAAGTGGCACAAGGACGCGACCTTGGCAGAACCGAAGCTGCTGTTTTTGAATCGCGAAGAATTGATGCGCCACGAAGCTGCGGGCGTGACCACGGAGCTGTTCCCGAAGATGATGTCGGTGACCGGCATTGAGATGCAGCTGACGTATCACTTCGAGCCAGGCAGCGTGCGCGATGGCGTGACGCTGTCAGTGCCGCTGTTTGCGCTCAACCAGCTGCCACGCGAGCGCATGGAGTGGCTGGTGCCGGGCATGTTGAAGGAAAAGGTGCACCTGCTGCTCAAGTCCCTGCCGCAAAAGCTGCGCCGCCATTGCGTGCCGCTGCCCGACTACGCGGCCAGGTTTTGCGAGCGGGTACACGAAGCAGGCACATTCGGCCGGGGTGACCTGATCGATGCCATCATCGCCGACATCCGCGCACAGACCTCGCTGATGGTGCTCACCAGCGACTTCAAGGCCGAGACCCTGCCGCCGCATCACTTCATGAATTTCAAGGTGATCGATGAACACGGCCGCCAGCTGGACATGGGGCGCAACCTGGCCACGCTGCAGGCCGAATTTGGCGGTCAGGCGCGCCAGAGTTTCCAGAAGCTGGCCGAGGTGTCGGCACCGGCACAGGGCACGCCTGCCGCTGCTGTCTCGGGCAAGGTGAAGCCTGCCGCGCCCGGCGCATCGGCCCGGCCGGAGACGGTCAAGGCCAGCGCGCCCAATGTCAGCCAGCACGTTGGGCTGACATCGTGGACGTTTGGGGAACTACCGGAACTGCTGGAAATCGTGCAGGGCAAGCTGACGCTGATCGGCTTTCCGGCGCTGGTGGACAAGGGAACCCACTGCGACCTGGAAGTGTTTGACGACCCCACTGTGGCCGCGCGCACCCACCGCATCGGCTTGCGGCGCCTGTTCGCGCTGCAGTTCAAGGAACAGCTCAAGTTTGTGGAAAAGAACATACCGGGCATGCAGCAGATGGGCATGCAATTCATGGCCATGGGTTCGCAAGAGGAACTGCGCGACCAGATCATCCAGAAAGCGATCGATATCGCCTGCCTGCAAGATCCCCTGCCCACGGACGCAGCATCGTTCAACAAACGCAAGGATGAAGGCAAGGCGCGTTTGACGCTCCTGGTCAATGAAATCGCGCGCCTCGTGTCGCAGGTGCTCACCGAGTTCCACGGTCTGCCCAAAAAGCTGCAAAACATTAATCCCCAGGCCGCCGCGGATATTCAGTCACAGCTGCAAGGGCTGGTGCACAAACGTTTTCTCATTGAAAACGAGTATGCGCAGCTGGCGCATTTCCCGCGCTACCTCAAGGCGATTAATGTGCGCCTTGAAAAGATGCGGGGCGACGTCAGCCGCGACACAAAACTGATGGCGGAGTGGACGCAATCTGCCAGCCATTTCATGCGCGCAGTCAAGGATCGGATGGCAAGCAAGAATACCGATCCGAAGATGGTGGAGTTTCGCTGGATGCTCGAAGAATTGCGCGTCTCCTTGTTTGCCCAGGAGCTGCGTACGCCAATGCCGGTGTCGGGCAAGCGCTTGCAGAAGGTGTGGGAGTCGATGCAGCGCTAGTGTCAGCGCGTCCTTAACCGGCCAGCGGCAGTGCAGGCGCCGACCAGGCGCCTGGGTTGGTGCCGGCACCCGCGCTCGCGCTGCCGCGAGCCGTCATGCTCGTTCCCTGCGTGGCGTTTAATGCCGCGCCCCCATGCCTGATCCGGCGCCGCCCCGCGTGCCGGCGCCGGTCCTGGCCATAGGCATGCCGCTGCTCGTGGCGTCGGTCCCGTAAAACGCATGGACCTGGCTGGACCAGCCCATGTCGCTCATGTCTGGCCACGCGTCGGGGTCAAAGCCCGGTGCGTTCTGGAGCCGGTCCTTGTCGACGTTGAGCACAAAGCGCTTGTTGACGGTGTCGAGCTGCAAGGCTTGCCATGGAACGGCAAACAGTTTTTCCCCCAGGCCGAGAAAGCCGCCAAAGGCCAGCACCGCATAAGCTACCTGACCGGTGCGCATGTCGAGCATGATTTCTTTGATGTCGCCGAGGTTTTCATCCTGGGCGTTGACCACGTTGTCCCCGATGAGGGTGTCAGCCCCCATCAATGCCGGGCCCGGCCCGTCCCCCATCTTACTGTACATGCCGTAGCGATCGCGTTCTGCATAACTCATCTTGCTCTCCCGAGTGGTTGGTTGTAGTGCCTACACTAGGCGCACACCCCGGGCCGGGTTTGAGATAGCTCAATCGGGCGGGGTAGGCGCGGGCGCGGGCGGCGGTGGGCTCGACCATTTGGCATAGCGCTGCCCACCACGCTGTTGCTTTATTGCAGAATTGGCAGCTTATGCGTGATAGCGCACAGTTGCGCTCATTTCCTTCGAGATATTCTTGATCAAACCCTGGAGAACTTCATGCAATTCGTGTCCGCTCGCTGCAGCAACCCTGGCCCCCTGGCCAAGACCATTCCTACCACCTCGTTTGTCGCGTCGCTGCTGGCCCGGCTGTCTGCGGCCAGGTTTCGATGGTAAAGAAGGCTGCCAATCCCTGGCTGCGCGGCTTGCTGCGTGCCGGGAAGCAGCAACAGCGCGCATTGAGTCGCGTGTTCACGGCCATGGCGGCGGCGCCCAAGCCCGCGCGTGCCACGGCCCGGCCGATACCAAAACCGAAGGCGAAGCGAGTGGCCACTGCGCCGCCGCGCGCGTCTGGCACGGCTGGCGGCGCTGCTGCCGGCACGGCCACCGGTGCGCCTGGCGCCTCGGCTCCACCGATCGGCAAATGGCTTGCGTCCCATTTCACGGGCCCGGCCGACAATAATGCTGTACGACGCCTCAGCTACTGGCTTTACCTTCCCGACAACCCTCCCACACCGCAGGCGCTCCCGCTGATCGTCATGCTGCACGGTTGCGACCAGAGCGCCACCCAGTTTGCCGATGGCACAAGGATGAACCAATGGGCGCAAAAGCTTGGCTATGCGGTGCTGTATCCGCAACAATCACGCGCCGGCCATCCGCACCGTTGCTGGAAATGGTATGACCGCGCCACCCAGCAGGGCGGCGGCGAAGTGGGCTTGATTGTGGGGATGATTGGCAAGGTCATGGCCCAGTATCCTGTCGACCGCCAGCGCATTTATATTTCCGGACTCTCGGCCGGTGCCGGCATGGCGCACATTGTCGCGCTCCATCATCCGGACCTGTTCGCCGCCATTGGCTTGCATTCCGGCCCCCTGTTTGGCGCGGGACACAGCACGCTGGGAGCCCTGGGCGTGATGAAGCATGGCGCCAGCCACCGGGTGGACAGTGCCATCGAGGAAATCCTGCTCAAGAGGCCCGGCTTCCCCGCGCTGCCCACCATGCTGATTCAGGGCGAAGACGATGACGTGGTCCGCCCTGTCAATCAGATCCAGCTCATGCGGCAGGCCCAGCTGGTCAACCGCATGGACCCGGCGCAGCTGCAGTTTGTCACCGCCACCCGGGCTGCCACCCGGGCCAGCAATCCGCACAGCATCCATGACACCCGCCGCGGCAACAAGACGATCCTGCGGGTGGCGCGCATTGACAAGCTCAAGCACGCTTGGAGCGGGGGCGACGCGCGCCTGAACTACAATTGCGCAACCGGTCCCGACGCCAGCAAGATGCTGCTCGATTTTTTCAGCCGCCACCGCCGCGCCTGACACCGGCCCCCTCACTGGGCACGCAGCACCAGCCGGCTGATGCGCTCACCCTTGCCGAAATTGATTTCCACCAGCAACGGCCTGCCACCGCATGGTGCGCGGTATATATACATGCGCTCTTCGCCTTTGGTCCGGCGGCTGAGCAGCTGAAGCTGCGGCATGGCGCCACAACTGCGCAATGCCACACCCATGGCCTGCAGCTGCGCCGGGGGCAGGGCGCCAAGTGCGTTGTCGGTCAGTGCTGAGCGCGGCAGCTGCTCCTGCGCCACGGCCTCCAGCACCGATTGAACCTGCCGGGTGACATCGGGTTCCCTGTCTTCGATTGAGGCAGGTGCCAGCGCCACTGGCTTCTGGGCTTGCGCGCAGGCAGCCAGGACCAGGGATGCCAGCAGGGCCGTAGGTAGATGTCGCATGCCATGACCTTGTCGGAAGAAACACCCATCCTAGTACACATGGCAGGCGATTCGCTTGCCATGTCTTAAATTCGACACCCAACGGTACTTTTGTCCAAATTCAACTTGTTTAGACAACTTTGGGAAAGGCCGTCCTATACTCGCCGGATGCGAGCGCAGCTGTGCTCGATACCCCAATAATTGATCGAATACCTCGACAGGAGACCTTTCAGCATGCGCACCGCTTCTACCCTTATTGCTTCCCTGATCGCGCTGCCTACGCAGCGCCGGCGTGGTCCGCCAGTACCGTGGTGGACAACCTGACCTTGTTTACCAAAACGACGGCAGGTTCGCCGCAGGATGTCTTGCGCAAGCATGCCCACCGTTTCGGCCTGCCTGCCTCGCTTGGCAACCTGGTCCTGACCAAGACCCAGGAATCACTTACGGGCAAGCATTACACGTACCAGCAAATGCTGCGCGGCATTCCCGTGGACCGGGCCGAGATCATCGTATCCATCGGCCATGACGGCAAGCTGCTGAAAATCTTCAATGAAACCAGGCACATTCCCGATGCGGTAGAGGCCAATGCCGTCAACCAGCTGTTCAACCAGGCCCAGATCACGACCGAGCAGGCGCTGGACAAGGGCTGGGCCAATATGAAAGTGCAGCATCCCCTGGTGGCTGTGCCGGCGAGCGACCTGGTGTGGGTGCCCACCAAGGCTGGCGTGCAACTGGCGCGCAAGGTCATTATCGAAGCGCAGATGCCCACCGGCGGCTTTGTGCAATTTTTAGATGCCCACGACGGCAGCCTGATCGATTCCTACTCCACATCGCTGCCACGCACCAACAAGGGTGGCGAGCGCAGCATTGCGGCACGCCAGCGCATGGCCGGGCCGCTACTGGAACGCCGGAGTGCCACCGAAGCGGCGAGGATGAAAGCTGCAGCCCAGCCAGTAGCGATGGGGGCAACTGCCATGGCCGCGTCCGGCATCAACGGCTCCGGTTATGTGTTCGATCCGGACCCGCGCACGGCGCTCAACAATGAGAGCCTCTCCGACAGCTCGCCCGCCTCGGCGTTTGAAGGCGCGTACGCCACCAGGTCGCTGCGCGACCTGACCGTCACGAGCGGCGTGTACCGGCTGACCGGACCTTACGTCAACATCAAGAATATCAAATCGCCCGCCACGGGACCGAGCACCACCACCAACGGCATCTGGACCGCCAAGCGCGGCAACAA
This region of Massilia sp. PAMC28688 genomic DNA includes:
- a CDS encoding PHB depolymerase family esterase, which translates into the protein MVKKAANPWLRGLLRAGKQQQRALSRVFTAMAAAPKPARATARPIPKPKAKRVATAPPRASGTAGGAAAGTATGAPGASAPPIGKWLASHFTGPADNNAVRRLSYWLYLPDNPPTPQALPLIVMLHGCDQSATQFADGTRMNQWAQKLGYAVLYPQQSRAGHPHRCWKWYDRATQQGGGEVGLIVGMIGKVMAQYPVDRQRIYISGLSAGAGMAHIVALHHPDLFAAIGLHSGPLFGAGHSTLGALGVMKHGASHRVDSAIEEILLKRPGFPALPTMLIQGEDDDVVRPVNQIQLMRQAQLVNRMDPAQLQFVTATRAATRASNPHSIHDTRRGNKTILRVARIDKLKHAWSGGDARLNYNCATGPDASKMLLDFFSRHRRA
- a CDS encoding oxidative damage protection protein, encoding MARTVQCIKLNKEAEGLDFPPYPGELGKRIYESVSKEAWAAWLKHQTMLVNENRLNLADQRARKYLATQMEKHFFGEGADAAMGYVPPAE
- the argA gene encoding amino-acid N-acetyltransferase, yielding METFNQFVQWLRSVAPYIHAFRGKTFVIAFPGELVTAGALPVLAQDLSLLVALGIRVVVVHGSRPQVAEQLALRNVEGRFHNGIRITDTAALECAKEAAGELRLDIEAAFSQGLPNTPMAHAAIRIISGNFVTARPLGVIDGVDLELTGMTRKVAAETIHAILATDSVVLLSPLGFSPTGEIFNLTMEDVAVSAAIALHADKIVFITETPMMRDEAEVEIRELSSHQAEAVLQAGFLPSDAAFYLQHAIKACNSGVPRAHILPFEMDGSALLELFTHDGVGTMISHENLESLRMATIEDVGGIIKLIEPLEADGTLVKRGRELIEREIDNFSVIEHDGVIFGCAALYPFPAEKMAEMACLTVNPEVQAQGDGERILKHVENRARALGIKQLFVLTTRTSHWFKKRGFMPATVDALPKDRQHMYNWQRKSQVLIKSL
- the hrpA gene encoding ATP-dependent RNA helicase HrpA; the protein is MSEQSKKPPSATAQPQRSGATRPAGAAKTPAPGGRHGEVRAPQASTSPVVRDGLRAPARSPQGATSHAAKDGQRAESRPPQGGSGGGPRDDQRGQRPARHGGTGPAERQPGGGAINPVIAERLAEARAGLARGPQEPAASGDAPAPAGAGQQRPGGARGARERQGGTPAAGEQPARDGGRDGGRNGDRNGDRNGGREGRAPRTRAAGESAARQVVRTPLPPITFPEDLPVSGRRAEIARALTENQVIIVSGETGSGKTTQLPKICLELGRGQNALIGHTQPRRIAASSTAKRIAQELGTAPGEHVGFKVRFTDTLKPGAWVKLMTDGILLAETQTDPLLKNYDTIIIDEAHERSLNIDFLLGYLKQLLPRRPDLKVIITSATIDAERFARHFGTPGKPAPVIEVSGRLYQVEVRYRPVDRDPVLTGAPDSGKPMPKAQAAREKRDLMDAVIDGVDEVARLGSGDVLVFLPGEREIRDCAEALRKHHPPHVEILPLFARLSVEEQERVFKITNARRIVLATNVAETSLTVPGIRYVVDAGLARVKRYSFRNKVEQLQIEPIAQSAANQRAGRCGRVADGVCIRLYEEDDFNQRPKFTEPEILRSSLAAVILRMKSLHLTDVETFPFIEPPQGRAIADGYQLLQEVGAVDEYNQLTPLGTKLARLPLDPRVGRMILAALDNACLTEMLIIAAALSVQDPRDRPLEHQQAADEAHKKFADEKSEFTTYLKIWRWFEDAIEHKKTNRQLQETCRSNFLSQVRLREWRDVHSQLLTIVKEQGWRLNEIAATYENLHTALLTGLLGNIGFKSDDEPGAGYLGARGIRFHVWPGSSLIKKPGKWIMAAELVETTRLYARCVANIQPEWIERVGAHLLKKSWGEPRWEKRQAQVTASERATLHGIVIYSQRRINYGQMNPAESREIFIRDALVGGDYDTRAPFFAHNHKLIKEIENLEHKSRRLDVLVDDQLIFAFYDKLVPKDIVNGAGFEKWHKDATLAEPKLLFLNREELMRHEAAGVTTELFPKMMSVTGIEMQLTYHFEPGSVRDGVTLSVPLFALNQLPRERMEWLVPGMLKEKVHLLLKSLPQKLRRHCVPLPDYAARFCERVHEAGTFGRGDLIDAIIADIRAQTSLMVLTSDFKAETLPPHHFMNFKVIDEHGRQLDMGRNLATLQAEFGGQARQSFQKLAEVSAPAQGTPAAAVSGKVKPAAPGASARPETVKASAPNVSQHVGLTSWTFGELPELLEIVQGKLTLIGFPALVDKGTHCDLEVFDDPTVAARTHRIGLRRLFALQFKEQLKFVEKNIPGMQQMGMQFMAMGSQEELRDQIIQKAIDIACLQDPLPTDAASFNKRKDEGKARLTLLVNEIARLVSQVLTEFHGLPKKLQNINPQAAADIQSQLQGLVHKRFLIENEYAQLAHFPRYLKAINVRLEKMRGDVSRDTKLMAEWTQSASHFMRAVKDRMASKNTDPKMVEFRWMLEELRVSLFAQELRTPMPVSGKRLQKVWESMQR
- a CDS encoding PRC-barrel domain-containing protein, yielding MSYAERDRYGMYSKMGDGPGPALMGADTLIGDNVVNAQDENLGDIKEIMLDMRTGQVAYAVLAFGGFLGLGEKLFAVPWQALQLDTVNKRFVLNVDKDRLQNAPGFDPDAWPDMSDMGWSSQVHAFYGTDATSSGMPMARTGAGTRGGAGSGMGARH